The following proteins are co-located in the Callithrix jacchus isolate 240 chromosome 10, calJac240_pri, whole genome shotgun sequence genome:
- the ST3GAL4 gene encoding CMP-N-acetylneuraminate-beta-galactosamide-alpha-2,3-sialyltransferase 4 isoform X7, protein MSSEWSLGMSLLGSRTLTPSRDRAQDHWLMVARGSRDDSSPQEPCCLLRNMISKSPPLCMCPAGWKLLAMLALVLVVMVLYSISREDRYIELFYFPIPEKKEPCLQGEAERKASKLFGNYSRDQPIFLQLKDYFWVKTPSAYELPYGTKGSEDLLLRVLAITSYSIPESIQSLRCRRCVVVGNGHRLRNSSLGDAINKYDVVIRLNNAPVAGYEGDVGSKTTMRLFYPESAHFDPKVENNPDTLLVLVAFKAMDFHWIETILSDKKRVQKGFWKQPPLIWDVNPKQIRILNPFFMEIAADKLLSLPMQQPRKIKQRWGLTMLPKPGCSSSSPVHS, encoded by the exons ATGAGCTCAGAGTGGAGCCTGGGAATGAGCCTGCTGGGGAGCAGGACATTGACTCCATCACGGGACAGGGCTCAGGATCACTGGTTAATG GTGGCCCGAGGCAGCCGGGATGACAGCTCTCCCCAGGAACCCTGCTGCCTGCTGAGAAACATGATCAGCAAGTCCC CTCCTCTGTGCATGTGTCCTGCAGGCTGGAAGCTCCTGGCCATGTTGGCTCTGGTCCTGGTTGTCATGGTGTTGTATTCCATCTCCCGGGAAGACAGGTACATTGAGCT tttttattttcccaTCCCAGAGAAGAAGGAGCCATGCCTCCAGGGTGAGGCAGAGAGGAAGGCCTCTAAGCTCTTTGGCAA CTACTCCCGGGATCAGCCCATCTTCCTGCAGCTTAAGGATTATTTCTGGGTCAAGACACCATCTGCCTATGAGCTGCCCTATGGGACCAAGGGGAGCG AGGACCTGCTCCTCCGGGTGCTAGCCATCACCAGCTACTCCATCCCTGAGAGCATCCAGAG cCTCAGGTGCCGCCGCTGCGTGGTCGTGGGGAATGGGCACCGGCTGCGGAACAGCTCGCTGGGAGATGCCATCAACAAGTACGACGTGGTCATCAG ATTGAACAATGCCCCAGTGGCTGGCTATGAGGGTGACGTGGGCTCCAAGACCACCATGCGTCTCTTCTACCCTGAATCTGCCCACTTCGACCCCAAAGTAGAAAACAACCCAGACACACTCCTCGTCCTGGTAGCTTTCAAAGCAATGGACTTCCActggattgagaccatcctcagCGATAAGAAGCGG GTGCAAAAGGGTTTCTGGAAACAGCCTCCCCTCATCTGGGATGTCAACCCTAAACAGATTCGGATTCTCAACCCCTTCTTCATGGAGATTGCAGCTGACAAACTGCTGAGCCTGCCAATGCAACAGCCACGCAAGATTAAGCAG agatggggtctcactatgttgcccaagccggggtgcagcagctcttcaccgGTGCATTCCTAG
- the ST3GAL4 gene encoding CMP-N-acetylneuraminate-beta-galactosamide-alpha-2,3-sialyltransferase 4 isoform X9 — translation MSSEWSLGMSLLGSRTLTPSRDRAQDHWLMVARGSRDDSSPQEPCCLLRNMISKSPPLCMCPAGWKLLAMLALVLVVMVLYSISREDSFYFPIPEKKEPCLQGEAERKASKLFGNYSRDQPIFLQLKDYFWVKTPSAYELPYGTKGSEDLLLRVLAITSYSIPESIQSLRCRRCVVVGNGHRLRNSSLGDAINKYDVVIRLNNAPVAGYEGDVGSKTTMRLFYPESAHFDPKVENNPDTLLVLVAFKAMDFHWIETILSDKKRVQKGFWKQPPLIWDVNPKQIRILNPFFMEIAADKLLSLPMQQPRKIKQRWGLTMLPKPGCSSSSPVHS, via the exons ATGAGCTCAGAGTGGAGCCTGGGAATGAGCCTGCTGGGGAGCAGGACATTGACTCCATCACGGGACAGGGCTCAGGATCACTGGTTAATG GTGGCCCGAGGCAGCCGGGATGACAGCTCTCCCCAGGAACCCTGCTGCCTGCTGAGAAACATGATCAGCAAGTCCC CTCCTCTGTGCATGTGTCCTGCAGGCTGGAAGCTCCTGGCCATGTTGGCTCTGGTCCTGGTTGTCATGGTGTTGTATTCCATCTCCCGGGAAGACAG tttttattttcccaTCCCAGAGAAGAAGGAGCCATGCCTCCAGGGTGAGGCAGAGAGGAAGGCCTCTAAGCTCTTTGGCAA CTACTCCCGGGATCAGCCCATCTTCCTGCAGCTTAAGGATTATTTCTGGGTCAAGACACCATCTGCCTATGAGCTGCCCTATGGGACCAAGGGGAGCG AGGACCTGCTCCTCCGGGTGCTAGCCATCACCAGCTACTCCATCCCTGAGAGCATCCAGAG cCTCAGGTGCCGCCGCTGCGTGGTCGTGGGGAATGGGCACCGGCTGCGGAACAGCTCGCTGGGAGATGCCATCAACAAGTACGACGTGGTCATCAG ATTGAACAATGCCCCAGTGGCTGGCTATGAGGGTGACGTGGGCTCCAAGACCACCATGCGTCTCTTCTACCCTGAATCTGCCCACTTCGACCCCAAAGTAGAAAACAACCCAGACACACTCCTCGTCCTGGTAGCTTTCAAAGCAATGGACTTCCActggattgagaccatcctcagCGATAAGAAGCGG GTGCAAAAGGGTTTCTGGAAACAGCCTCCCCTCATCTGGGATGTCAACCCTAAACAGATTCGGATTCTCAACCCCTTCTTCATGGAGATTGCAGCTGACAAACTGCTGAGCCTGCCAATGCAACAGCCACGCAAGATTAAGCAG agatggggtctcactatgttgcccaagccggggtgcagcagctcttcaccgGTGCATTCCTAG
- the ST3GAL4 gene encoding CMP-N-acetylneuraminate-beta-galactosamide-alpha-2,3-sialyltransferase 4 isoform X11, producing MSSEWSLGMSLLGSRTLTPSRDRAQDHWLMVARGSRDDSSPQEPCCLLRNMISKSRWKLLAMLALVLVVMVLYSISREDRYIELFYFPIPEKKEPCLQGEAERKASKLFGNYSRDQPIFLQLKDYFWVKTPSAYELPYGTKGSEDLLLRVLAITSYSIPESIQSLRCRRCVVVGNGHRLRNSSLGDAINKYDVVIRLNNAPVAGYEGDVGSKTTMRLFYPESAHFDPKVENNPDTLLVLVAFKAMDFHWIETILSDKKRVQKGFWKQPPLIWDVNPKQIRILNPFFMEIAADKLLSLPMQQPRKIKQRWGLTMLPKPGCSSSSPVHS from the exons ATGAGCTCAGAGTGGAGCCTGGGAATGAGCCTGCTGGGGAGCAGGACATTGACTCCATCACGGGACAGGGCTCAGGATCACTGGTTAATG GTGGCCCGAGGCAGCCGGGATGACAGCTCTCCCCAGGAACCCTGCTGCCTGCTGAGAAACATGATCAGCAAGTCCC GCTGGAAGCTCCTGGCCATGTTGGCTCTGGTCCTGGTTGTCATGGTGTTGTATTCCATCTCCCGGGAAGACAGGTACATTGAGCT tttttattttcccaTCCCAGAGAAGAAGGAGCCATGCCTCCAGGGTGAGGCAGAGAGGAAGGCCTCTAAGCTCTTTGGCAA CTACTCCCGGGATCAGCCCATCTTCCTGCAGCTTAAGGATTATTTCTGGGTCAAGACACCATCTGCCTATGAGCTGCCCTATGGGACCAAGGGGAGCG AGGACCTGCTCCTCCGGGTGCTAGCCATCACCAGCTACTCCATCCCTGAGAGCATCCAGAG cCTCAGGTGCCGCCGCTGCGTGGTCGTGGGGAATGGGCACCGGCTGCGGAACAGCTCGCTGGGAGATGCCATCAACAAGTACGACGTGGTCATCAG ATTGAACAATGCCCCAGTGGCTGGCTATGAGGGTGACGTGGGCTCCAAGACCACCATGCGTCTCTTCTACCCTGAATCTGCCCACTTCGACCCCAAAGTAGAAAACAACCCAGACACACTCCTCGTCCTGGTAGCTTTCAAAGCAATGGACTTCCActggattgagaccatcctcagCGATAAGAAGCGG GTGCAAAAGGGTTTCTGGAAACAGCCTCCCCTCATCTGGGATGTCAACCCTAAACAGATTCGGATTCTCAACCCCTTCTTCATGGAGATTGCAGCTGACAAACTGCTGAGCCTGCCAATGCAACAGCCACGCAAGATTAAGCAG agatggggtctcactatgttgcccaagccggggtgcagcagctcttcaccgGTGCATTCCTAG
- the ST3GAL4 gene encoding CMP-N-acetylneuraminate-beta-galactosamide-alpha-2,3-sialyltransferase 4 isoform X2 translates to MSSEWSLGMSLLGSRTLTPSRDRAQDHWLMVARGSRDDSSPQEPCCLLRNMISKSPPLCMCPAGWKLLAMLALVLVVMVLYSISREDSFYFPIPEKKEPCLQGEAERKASKLFGNYSRDQPIFLQLKDYFWVKTPSAYELPYGTKGSEDLLLRVLAITSYSIPESIQSLRCRRCVVVGNGHRLRNSSLGDAINKYDVVIRLNNAPVAGYEGDVGSKTTMRLFYPESAHFDPKVENNPDTLLVLVAFKAMDFHWIETILSDKKRVQKGFWKQPPLIWDVNPKQIRILNPFFMEIAADKLLSLPMQQPRKIKQKPTTGLLAITLALHLCDLVHIAGFGYPDAYNKKQTIHYYEQITLKSMAGSGHNVSQEALAIKRMLEMGAVKNLTSF, encoded by the exons ATGAGCTCAGAGTGGAGCCTGGGAATGAGCCTGCTGGGGAGCAGGACATTGACTCCATCACGGGACAGGGCTCAGGATCACTGGTTAATG GTGGCCCGAGGCAGCCGGGATGACAGCTCTCCCCAGGAACCCTGCTGCCTGCTGAGAAACATGATCAGCAAGTCCC CTCCTCTGTGCATGTGTCCTGCAGGCTGGAAGCTCCTGGCCATGTTGGCTCTGGTCCTGGTTGTCATGGTGTTGTATTCCATCTCCCGGGAAGACAG tttttattttcccaTCCCAGAGAAGAAGGAGCCATGCCTCCAGGGTGAGGCAGAGAGGAAGGCCTCTAAGCTCTTTGGCAA CTACTCCCGGGATCAGCCCATCTTCCTGCAGCTTAAGGATTATTTCTGGGTCAAGACACCATCTGCCTATGAGCTGCCCTATGGGACCAAGGGGAGCG AGGACCTGCTCCTCCGGGTGCTAGCCATCACCAGCTACTCCATCCCTGAGAGCATCCAGAG cCTCAGGTGCCGCCGCTGCGTGGTCGTGGGGAATGGGCACCGGCTGCGGAACAGCTCGCTGGGAGATGCCATCAACAAGTACGACGTGGTCATCAG ATTGAACAATGCCCCAGTGGCTGGCTATGAGGGTGACGTGGGCTCCAAGACCACCATGCGTCTCTTCTACCCTGAATCTGCCCACTTCGACCCCAAAGTAGAAAACAACCCAGACACACTCCTCGTCCTGGTAGCTTTCAAAGCAATGGACTTCCActggattgagaccatcctcagCGATAAGAAGCGG GTGCAAAAGGGTTTCTGGAAACAGCCTCCCCTCATCTGGGATGTCAACCCTAAACAGATTCGGATTCTCAACCCCTTCTTCATGGAGATTGCAGCTGACAAACTGCTGAGCCTGCCAATGCAACAGCCACGCAAGATTAAGCAG AAGCCCACCACAGGCCTGTTGGCCATCACGCTGGCCCTCCACCTCTGTGACTTGGTGCACATCGCTGGCTTCGGCTACCCAGATGCCTACAACAAGAAGCAGACCATTCACTACTATGAGCAGATCACACTCAAGTCCATGGCG GGGTCAGGCCATAATGTCTCCCAAGAGGCGCTGGCCATTAAGCGGATGCTGGAGATGGGAGCCGTCAAGAACCTCACGTCCTTCTGA
- the ST3GAL4 gene encoding CMP-N-acetylneuraminate-beta-galactosamide-alpha-2,3-sialyltransferase 4 isoform X4, which yields MSSEWSLGMSLLGSRTLTPSRDRAQDHWLMVARGSRDDSSPQEPCCLLRNMISKSRWKLLAMLALVLVVMVLYSISREDSFYFPIPEKKEPCLQGEAERKASKLFGNYSRDQPIFLQLKDYFWVKTPSAYELPYGTKGSEDLLLRVLAITSYSIPESIQSLRCRRCVVVGNGHRLRNSSLGDAINKYDVVIRLNNAPVAGYEGDVGSKTTMRLFYPESAHFDPKVENNPDTLLVLVAFKAMDFHWIETILSDKKRVQKGFWKQPPLIWDVNPKQIRILNPFFMEIAADKLLSLPMQQPRKIKQKPTTGLLAITLALHLCDLVHIAGFGYPDAYNKKQTIHYYEQITLKSMAGSGHNVSQEALAIKRMLEMGAVKNLTSF from the exons ATGAGCTCAGAGTGGAGCCTGGGAATGAGCCTGCTGGGGAGCAGGACATTGACTCCATCACGGGACAGGGCTCAGGATCACTGGTTAATG GTGGCCCGAGGCAGCCGGGATGACAGCTCTCCCCAGGAACCCTGCTGCCTGCTGAGAAACATGATCAGCAAGTCCC GCTGGAAGCTCCTGGCCATGTTGGCTCTGGTCCTGGTTGTCATGGTGTTGTATTCCATCTCCCGGGAAGACAG tttttattttcccaTCCCAGAGAAGAAGGAGCCATGCCTCCAGGGTGAGGCAGAGAGGAAGGCCTCTAAGCTCTTTGGCAA CTACTCCCGGGATCAGCCCATCTTCCTGCAGCTTAAGGATTATTTCTGGGTCAAGACACCATCTGCCTATGAGCTGCCCTATGGGACCAAGGGGAGCG AGGACCTGCTCCTCCGGGTGCTAGCCATCACCAGCTACTCCATCCCTGAGAGCATCCAGAG cCTCAGGTGCCGCCGCTGCGTGGTCGTGGGGAATGGGCACCGGCTGCGGAACAGCTCGCTGGGAGATGCCATCAACAAGTACGACGTGGTCATCAG ATTGAACAATGCCCCAGTGGCTGGCTATGAGGGTGACGTGGGCTCCAAGACCACCATGCGTCTCTTCTACCCTGAATCTGCCCACTTCGACCCCAAAGTAGAAAACAACCCAGACACACTCCTCGTCCTGGTAGCTTTCAAAGCAATGGACTTCCActggattgagaccatcctcagCGATAAGAAGCGG GTGCAAAAGGGTTTCTGGAAACAGCCTCCCCTCATCTGGGATGTCAACCCTAAACAGATTCGGATTCTCAACCCCTTCTTCATGGAGATTGCAGCTGACAAACTGCTGAGCCTGCCAATGCAACAGCCACGCAAGATTAAGCAG AAGCCCACCACAGGCCTGTTGGCCATCACGCTGGCCCTCCACCTCTGTGACTTGGTGCACATCGCTGGCTTCGGCTACCCAGATGCCTACAACAAGAAGCAGACCATTCACTACTATGAGCAGATCACACTCAAGTCCATGGCG GGGTCAGGCCATAATGTCTCCCAAGAGGCGCTGGCCATTAAGCGGATGCTGGAGATGGGAGCCGTCAAGAACCTCACGTCCTTCTGA
- the ST3GAL4 gene encoding CMP-N-acetylneuraminate-beta-galactosamide-alpha-2,3-sialyltransferase 4 isoform X6: MISKSPPLCMCPAGWKLLAMLALVLVVMVLYSISREDSFYFPIPEKKEPCLQGEAERKASKLFGNYSRDQPIFLQLKDYFWVKTPSAYELPYGTKGSEDLLLRVLAITSYSIPESIQSLRCRRCVVVGNGHRLRNSSLGDAINKYDVVIRLNNAPVAGYEGDVGSKTTMRLFYPESAHFDPKVENNPDTLLVLVAFKAMDFHWIETILSDKKRVQKGFWKQPPLIWDVNPKQIRILNPFFMEIAADKLLSLPMQQPRKIKQKPTTGLLAITLALHLCDLVHIAGFGYPDAYNKKQTIHYYEQITLKSMAGSGHNVSQEALAIKRMLEMGAVKNLTSF; the protein is encoded by the exons ATGATCAGCAAGTCCC CTCCTCTGTGCATGTGTCCTGCAGGCTGGAAGCTCCTGGCCATGTTGGCTCTGGTCCTGGTTGTCATGGTGTTGTATTCCATCTCCCGGGAAGACAG tttttattttcccaTCCCAGAGAAGAAGGAGCCATGCCTCCAGGGTGAGGCAGAGAGGAAGGCCTCTAAGCTCTTTGGCAA CTACTCCCGGGATCAGCCCATCTTCCTGCAGCTTAAGGATTATTTCTGGGTCAAGACACCATCTGCCTATGAGCTGCCCTATGGGACCAAGGGGAGCG AGGACCTGCTCCTCCGGGTGCTAGCCATCACCAGCTACTCCATCCCTGAGAGCATCCAGAG cCTCAGGTGCCGCCGCTGCGTGGTCGTGGGGAATGGGCACCGGCTGCGGAACAGCTCGCTGGGAGATGCCATCAACAAGTACGACGTGGTCATCAG ATTGAACAATGCCCCAGTGGCTGGCTATGAGGGTGACGTGGGCTCCAAGACCACCATGCGTCTCTTCTACCCTGAATCTGCCCACTTCGACCCCAAAGTAGAAAACAACCCAGACACACTCCTCGTCCTGGTAGCTTTCAAAGCAATGGACTTCCActggattgagaccatcctcagCGATAAGAAGCGG GTGCAAAAGGGTTTCTGGAAACAGCCTCCCCTCATCTGGGATGTCAACCCTAAACAGATTCGGATTCTCAACCCCTTCTTCATGGAGATTGCAGCTGACAAACTGCTGAGCCTGCCAATGCAACAGCCACGCAAGATTAAGCAG AAGCCCACCACAGGCCTGTTGGCCATCACGCTGGCCCTCCACCTCTGTGACTTGGTGCACATCGCTGGCTTCGGCTACCCAGATGCCTACAACAAGAAGCAGACCATTCACTACTATGAGCAGATCACACTCAAGTCCATGGCG GGGTCAGGCCATAATGTCTCCCAAGAGGCGCTGGCCATTAAGCGGATGCTGGAGATGGGAGCCGTCAAGAACCTCACGTCCTTCTGA
- the ST3GAL4 gene encoding CMP-N-acetylneuraminate-beta-galactosamide-alpha-2,3-sialyltransferase 4 isoform X1: MSSEWSLGMSLLGSRTLTPSRDRAQDHWLMVARGSRDDSSPQEPCCLLRNMISKSPPLCMCPAGWKLLAMLALVLVVMVLYSISREDRYIELFYFPIPEKKEPCLQGEAERKASKLFGNYSRDQPIFLQLKDYFWVKTPSAYELPYGTKGSEDLLLRVLAITSYSIPESIQSLRCRRCVVVGNGHRLRNSSLGDAINKYDVVIRLNNAPVAGYEGDVGSKTTMRLFYPESAHFDPKVENNPDTLLVLVAFKAMDFHWIETILSDKKRVQKGFWKQPPLIWDVNPKQIRILNPFFMEIAADKLLSLPMQQPRKIKQKPTTGLLAITLALHLCDLVHIAGFGYPDAYNKKQTIHYYEQITLKSMAGSGHNVSQEALAIKRMLEMGAVKNLTSF, translated from the exons ATGAGCTCAGAGTGGAGCCTGGGAATGAGCCTGCTGGGGAGCAGGACATTGACTCCATCACGGGACAGGGCTCAGGATCACTGGTTAATG GTGGCCCGAGGCAGCCGGGATGACAGCTCTCCCCAGGAACCCTGCTGCCTGCTGAGAAACATGATCAGCAAGTCCC CTCCTCTGTGCATGTGTCCTGCAGGCTGGAAGCTCCTGGCCATGTTGGCTCTGGTCCTGGTTGTCATGGTGTTGTATTCCATCTCCCGGGAAGACAGGTACATTGAGCT tttttattttcccaTCCCAGAGAAGAAGGAGCCATGCCTCCAGGGTGAGGCAGAGAGGAAGGCCTCTAAGCTCTTTGGCAA CTACTCCCGGGATCAGCCCATCTTCCTGCAGCTTAAGGATTATTTCTGGGTCAAGACACCATCTGCCTATGAGCTGCCCTATGGGACCAAGGGGAGCG AGGACCTGCTCCTCCGGGTGCTAGCCATCACCAGCTACTCCATCCCTGAGAGCATCCAGAG cCTCAGGTGCCGCCGCTGCGTGGTCGTGGGGAATGGGCACCGGCTGCGGAACAGCTCGCTGGGAGATGCCATCAACAAGTACGACGTGGTCATCAG ATTGAACAATGCCCCAGTGGCTGGCTATGAGGGTGACGTGGGCTCCAAGACCACCATGCGTCTCTTCTACCCTGAATCTGCCCACTTCGACCCCAAAGTAGAAAACAACCCAGACACACTCCTCGTCCTGGTAGCTTTCAAAGCAATGGACTTCCActggattgagaccatcctcagCGATAAGAAGCGG GTGCAAAAGGGTTTCTGGAAACAGCCTCCCCTCATCTGGGATGTCAACCCTAAACAGATTCGGATTCTCAACCCCTTCTTCATGGAGATTGCAGCTGACAAACTGCTGAGCCTGCCAATGCAACAGCCACGCAAGATTAAGCAG AAGCCCACCACAGGCCTGTTGGCCATCACGCTGGCCCTCCACCTCTGTGACTTGGTGCACATCGCTGGCTTCGGCTACCCAGATGCCTACAACAAGAAGCAGACCATTCACTACTATGAGCAGATCACACTCAAGTCCATGGCG GGGTCAGGCCATAATGTCTCCCAAGAGGCGCTGGCCATTAAGCGGATGCTGGAGATGGGAGCCGTCAAGAACCTCACGTCCTTCTGA
- the ST3GAL4 gene encoding CMP-N-acetylneuraminate-beta-galactosamide-alpha-2,3-sialyltransferase 4 isoform X3: MSSEWSLGMSLLGSRTLTPSRDRAQDHWLMVARGSRDDSSPQEPCCLLRNMISKSRWKLLAMLALVLVVMVLYSISREDRYIELFYFPIPEKKEPCLQGEAERKASKLFGNYSRDQPIFLQLKDYFWVKTPSAYELPYGTKGSEDLLLRVLAITSYSIPESIQSLRCRRCVVVGNGHRLRNSSLGDAINKYDVVIRLNNAPVAGYEGDVGSKTTMRLFYPESAHFDPKVENNPDTLLVLVAFKAMDFHWIETILSDKKRVQKGFWKQPPLIWDVNPKQIRILNPFFMEIAADKLLSLPMQQPRKIKQKPTTGLLAITLALHLCDLVHIAGFGYPDAYNKKQTIHYYEQITLKSMAGSGHNVSQEALAIKRMLEMGAVKNLTSF; this comes from the exons ATGAGCTCAGAGTGGAGCCTGGGAATGAGCCTGCTGGGGAGCAGGACATTGACTCCATCACGGGACAGGGCTCAGGATCACTGGTTAATG GTGGCCCGAGGCAGCCGGGATGACAGCTCTCCCCAGGAACCCTGCTGCCTGCTGAGAAACATGATCAGCAAGTCCC GCTGGAAGCTCCTGGCCATGTTGGCTCTGGTCCTGGTTGTCATGGTGTTGTATTCCATCTCCCGGGAAGACAGGTACATTGAGCT tttttattttcccaTCCCAGAGAAGAAGGAGCCATGCCTCCAGGGTGAGGCAGAGAGGAAGGCCTCTAAGCTCTTTGGCAA CTACTCCCGGGATCAGCCCATCTTCCTGCAGCTTAAGGATTATTTCTGGGTCAAGACACCATCTGCCTATGAGCTGCCCTATGGGACCAAGGGGAGCG AGGACCTGCTCCTCCGGGTGCTAGCCATCACCAGCTACTCCATCCCTGAGAGCATCCAGAG cCTCAGGTGCCGCCGCTGCGTGGTCGTGGGGAATGGGCACCGGCTGCGGAACAGCTCGCTGGGAGATGCCATCAACAAGTACGACGTGGTCATCAG ATTGAACAATGCCCCAGTGGCTGGCTATGAGGGTGACGTGGGCTCCAAGACCACCATGCGTCTCTTCTACCCTGAATCTGCCCACTTCGACCCCAAAGTAGAAAACAACCCAGACACACTCCTCGTCCTGGTAGCTTTCAAAGCAATGGACTTCCActggattgagaccatcctcagCGATAAGAAGCGG GTGCAAAAGGGTTTCTGGAAACAGCCTCCCCTCATCTGGGATGTCAACCCTAAACAGATTCGGATTCTCAACCCCTTCTTCATGGAGATTGCAGCTGACAAACTGCTGAGCCTGCCAATGCAACAGCCACGCAAGATTAAGCAG AAGCCCACCACAGGCCTGTTGGCCATCACGCTGGCCCTCCACCTCTGTGACTTGGTGCACATCGCTGGCTTCGGCTACCCAGATGCCTACAACAAGAAGCAGACCATTCACTACTATGAGCAGATCACACTCAAGTCCATGGCG GGGTCAGGCCATAATGTCTCCCAAGAGGCGCTGGCCATTAAGCGGATGCTGGAGATGGGAGCCGTCAAGAACCTCACGTCCTTCTGA
- the ST3GAL4 gene encoding CMP-N-acetylneuraminate-beta-galactosamide-alpha-2,3-sialyltransferase 4 isoform X8, with translation MISKSRWKLLAMLALVLVVMVLYSISREDRYIELFYFPIPEKKEPCLQGEAERKASKLFGNYSRDQPIFLQLKDYFWVKTPSAYELPYGTKGSEDLLLRVLAITSYSIPESIQSLRCRRCVVVGNGHRLRNSSLGDAINKYDVVIRLNNAPVAGYEGDVGSKTTMRLFYPESAHFDPKVENNPDTLLVLVAFKAMDFHWIETILSDKKRVQKGFWKQPPLIWDVNPKQIRILNPFFMEIAADKLLSLPMQQPRKIKQKPTTGLLAITLALHLCDLVHIAGFGYPDAYNKKQTIHYYEQITLKSMAGSGHNVSQEALAIKRMLEMGAVKNLTSF, from the exons ATGATCAGCAAGTCCC GCTGGAAGCTCCTGGCCATGTTGGCTCTGGTCCTGGTTGTCATGGTGTTGTATTCCATCTCCCGGGAAGACAGGTACATTGAGCT tttttattttcccaTCCCAGAGAAGAAGGAGCCATGCCTCCAGGGTGAGGCAGAGAGGAAGGCCTCTAAGCTCTTTGGCAA CTACTCCCGGGATCAGCCCATCTTCCTGCAGCTTAAGGATTATTTCTGGGTCAAGACACCATCTGCCTATGAGCTGCCCTATGGGACCAAGGGGAGCG AGGACCTGCTCCTCCGGGTGCTAGCCATCACCAGCTACTCCATCCCTGAGAGCATCCAGAG cCTCAGGTGCCGCCGCTGCGTGGTCGTGGGGAATGGGCACCGGCTGCGGAACAGCTCGCTGGGAGATGCCATCAACAAGTACGACGTGGTCATCAG ATTGAACAATGCCCCAGTGGCTGGCTATGAGGGTGACGTGGGCTCCAAGACCACCATGCGTCTCTTCTACCCTGAATCTGCCCACTTCGACCCCAAAGTAGAAAACAACCCAGACACACTCCTCGTCCTGGTAGCTTTCAAAGCAATGGACTTCCActggattgagaccatcctcagCGATAAGAAGCGG GTGCAAAAGGGTTTCTGGAAACAGCCTCCCCTCATCTGGGATGTCAACCCTAAACAGATTCGGATTCTCAACCCCTTCTTCATGGAGATTGCAGCTGACAAACTGCTGAGCCTGCCAATGCAACAGCCACGCAAGATTAAGCAG AAGCCCACCACAGGCCTGTTGGCCATCACGCTGGCCCTCCACCTCTGTGACTTGGTGCACATCGCTGGCTTCGGCTACCCAGATGCCTACAACAAGAAGCAGACCATTCACTACTATGAGCAGATCACACTCAAGTCCATGGCG GGGTCAGGCCATAATGTCTCCCAAGAGGCGCTGGCCATTAAGCGGATGCTGGAGATGGGAGCCGTCAAGAACCTCACGTCCTTCTGA